In Microcoleus sp. FACHB-831, the following proteins share a genomic window:
- a CDS encoding DUF1350 family protein: protein MDWQEISGSWVLIPQHPIGIVHFLGGAFVAAAPQLTYRWLLEQVAKQGYAVVATPFVNTLDHSAIAGNVLLSFNGVLDELRQKAILRRRYLPIYGLGHSMGCKLHLLIGSLFQVERAGNILISFNNYAARDAIPFVGQFNFSPAFNVEFTPSPVETNNIIAQKYNVARNLLVRFTNDTIDQTTGLSELLQKRFPNMVAMQILAGTHVTPLGQDISWQAGKEFTAFDAVGQWVKQEILYRELNLLRREILRWLDPMSPA, encoded by the coding sequence ATGGACTGGCAAGAAATCTCTGGCAGTTGGGTACTAATTCCGCAACATCCTATTGGCATAGTACATTTTCTGGGGGGCGCATTCGTTGCCGCCGCACCCCAACTAACTTACCGTTGGTTGCTAGAGCAGGTAGCAAAACAAGGTTATGCTGTAGTTGCCACGCCCTTTGTAAATACCCTGGATCACAGCGCGATCGCAGGTAACGTACTTCTCAGCTTCAATGGCGTCCTCGACGAATTACGCCAAAAAGCTATACTGCGCCGCCGCTATCTCCCCATCTACGGACTCGGACATAGTATGGGCTGCAAGCTACATCTACTCATTGGTAGTCTTTTTCAAGTCGAACGTGCTGGCAATATTCTTATTTCCTTCAACAACTACGCAGCACGCGATGCCATTCCTTTTGTGGGGCAGTTCAATTTCAGTCCTGCTTTTAATGTTGAGTTTACCCCTTCGCCTGTTGAAACTAACAACATCATTGCTCAAAAATACAACGTTGCCCGCAATTTATTAGTTAGATTTACTAACGACACTATCGACCAAACAACAGGCTTAAGCGAGTTATTGCAAAAACGCTTTCCTAACATGGTAGCGATGCAGATTCTAGCAGGAACTCATGTCACGCCTTTGGGTCAAGATATTAGCTGGCAAGCGGGAAAAGAATTCACAGCATTTGATGCAGTTGGGCAATGGGTAAAGCAAGAAATTTTGTACCGCGAACTAAATC